The following are encoded in a window of Fusarium oxysporum f. sp. lycopersici 4287 chromosome 5, whole genome shotgun sequence genomic DNA:
- a CDS encoding hypothetical protein (At least one base has a quality score < 10) — translation MDHALFLYNTVKFRLGELFCIIDEPSFLEIFYLFHKNPLGTAQEHRLWFIEYLLILALGKALTSGYGSTSRAKTTLNGSYLAARALSLLPDIAVLQNKRPALLAMRVLSLSALYLHAVDMRSAAYQYMGQAFRLALHDGLHRRMPKDVCPKLVAEFSNTWWGIYVLDQEISAGLGCPSTLSQDYITTSTPDLLSSDHLEKALSLRVRLSRLVLTITSSFLPSHIQQFEWRQSVAVIFEALMCKGSVTVGLRRTELEHLETLLAPHRNEESASERCYLPTEPSSLNPSTPHRSWGGRASGGQGQDDQTPVGSCPDDTGLSTGLSTGLWDFAVSHVGLEEILSLAREFENDDPIPWLLSPDFV, via the exons ATGGATCATGCCCTCTTTCTATATAACACAGTCAAGTTTCGCCTTGGGGAGCTATTTTGCATCATTGATGAGCCCAGCTTCCTTGAAATCTTTTACCTTTTTCACAAGAATCCGCTAGGGACCGCGCAGGAACACCGTTTGTGGTTTATCGAGTACCTCCTCATACTTGCCTTAGGTAAGGCACTCACATCTGGTTATGGTAGTACCTCTCGCGCAAAAACGACTCTCAATGGATCCTATCTTGCTGCGCGGGCCCTATCACTGTTGCCAGATATTGCAGTCCTCCAAAATAAACGCCCAGCGTTGTTGGCTATGAGAGTTTTGTCTTTATCAGCGCTGTATCTTCACGCTGTTGACATGCGTTCAGCAGCGTACCAATAT ATGGGCCAAGCATTTCGCCTAGCGCTACATGATGGTCTTCATCGCCGGATGCCAAAGGATGTTTGCCCTAAACTGGTAGCTGAATTCAGCAATACCTGGTGGGGTATCTACGTGCTCGACCAAGAGATCTCCGCAGGTCTAGGGTGCCCATCAACGTTGTCGCAAGACTACATTACCACCTCAACTCCAGATTTACTGTCCTCCGATCATTTAGAAAAAGCACTCAGTCTACGAGTGCGTCTATCTCGACTCGTCTTAACTATAACCAGCT CGTTCCTGCCATCACATATACAACAGTTTGAATGGCGTCAGTCAGTGGCTGTGATTTTCGAAGCTTTGATGTGCAAGGGAAGCGTAACAGTTGGGCTTCGCAGAACCGAATTGGAGCACCTTGAAACTCTTTTGGCCCCTCATCGGAATGAGGAGTCGGCCAGCGAGCGCTGCTATCTACCGACAGAACCCTCTAGTTTGAATCCATCAACACCGCATAGATCTTGGGGCGGACGAGCAAGCGGTGGCCAAGGCCAGGATGACCAGACGCCGGTTGGTAGCTGTCCAGATGATACGGGTCTGAGTACGGGTCTGAGTACTGGTCTGTGGGATTTTGCTGTTTCCCATGTTGGGTTGGAAGAAATACTTTCATTGGCTCGCGAATTTGAGAATGATGACCCTATCCCTTGGCTATTGTCTCCTGATTTCgtttaa
- a CDS encoding hypothetical protein (At least one base has a quality score < 10): MPSDTIDETYDVLIVGAGMSGICALHSIRTKFPDWRIRVLDSAPSVGGTWYWNRYPGARFDSESLSYTFSFDQKLLDEWHWKERFSAQPDTLAYINFVADRLDLRRDIQLNTRIVSARWSDDESRRWIFVDETGRSYSARFFVSCLGFLSNPTLPAIPGIQNFGGQAFHTSRWPTDISHRDMVAGKRVGIIGTGATGIQTITALAKIPELKSLTVFQKQAMWAAPLRNTPISEEDMIQERKKYPEIFKLRGESPTGFIHSPDKRKSSEATPEERRELWESLYNKPGMGKWLSAFSDTYTDREANNLYSAFMADKIRARVNDPEIAEKLIPKDHGFGLARVPLESGYYEVYNQSNIHLADISVNGIERITPTGITLEDGTKYELDVLIYATGFNAITGRFRQC, encoded by the coding sequence ATGCCTTCCGACACAATAGACGAGACATACGATGTCCTCATTGTAGGCGCTGGGATGTCTGGGATCTGCGCCCTCCATAGCATCAGGACCAAGTTCCCCGACTGGCGTATCCGCGTGCTGGATTCGGCGCCGTCGGTAGGCGGCACTTGGTATTGGAACCGCTACCCAGGCGCCCGCTTCGATTCTGAGTCACTTTCATATACCTTCTCCTTTGACCAGAAGCTGCTCGACGAATGGCACTGGAAGGAACGCTTCTCGGCCCAGCCAGACACGCTCGCCTATATCAACTTTGTCGCCGATCGCCTTGACCTGCGCCGCGACATCCAGCTCAACACCCGCATCGTCTCTGCCCGCTGGTCTGACGATGAATCCCGTCGATGGATTTTTGTCGACGAGACTGGCCGCTCGTACTCGGCCAGATTCTTCGTCTCGTGCCTTGGTTTCCTCTCGAACCCTACCCTGCCTGCTATCCCCGGCATCCAGAACTTTGGCGGCCAGGCGTTTCACACGTCACGGTGGCCAACCGATATTAGCCACCGTGACATGGTCGCCGGCAAGCGCGTGGGAATCATCGGCACTGGCGCAACTGGCATCCAGACTATCACCGCCCTTGCCAAGATTCCCGAGCTTAAGTCGTTGACCGTCTTCCAGAAGCAAGCTATGTGGGCTGCACCTCTGCGCAACACCCCTAtctctgaagaagacatgATTCAGGAGCGAAAGAAATACCccgagatcttcaagctgcGTGGCGAGTCCCCAACCGGCTTTATTCACTCGCCTGATAAGCGCAAATCCAGCGAGGCCACTCCCGAAGAGCGTCGTGAGCTTTGGGAAAGCCTTTATAATAAGCCCGGCATGGGCAAGTGGCTGAGTGCCTTCTCTGACACTTATACAGACCGCGAAGCCAATAATCTATACTCGGCTTTTATGGCTGACAAGATTCGGGCCCGGGTCAACGACCCAGAGATCGCTGAGAAGTTGATTCCTAAGGATCATGGTTTCGGCCTTGCCCGGGTGCCTCTTGAGAGCGGCTACTACGAGGTTTATAACCAGTCTAACATCCACCTTGCCGATATTAGCGTTAACGGCATTGAGAGAATTACTCCCACTGGCATTACCCTGGAAGATGGCACCAAATATGAGCTTGACGTGCTTATCTATGCCACTGGGTTCAATGCCATTACTGGCCGCTTTCGTCAATGTTGA